In Polaribacter pacificus, the genomic window GTAGTTAACTATTTATCTGTGAGTTAGTTAAGGGGTAGGTCGTTTCTAATTCTCAGATGCATAAATATTGTTATAGAAGAAAAAGTTATTAAGCTTTGTGCATAAGGATAAAATGAGTTAAAATGGTTTTAAATATTAAAACATAAGATCTGCTATTCTTGATTAAATATTTTTACTAGCTAAATAATTTTTTCTTCTATAAGAATATCTGTATGTGAAGAAGTAGTCCTCTTTTATTTTTTTTAAGATAGTTGTAGTTTAGTAAATCTTTTTCGTATTTTCGTGAGCTGAAAAAGAAATATTTTTAATATTCTACATGGATACTCCAAAATTAATAAACAAAACGATTTTAGTTACTGGTGGTGGTGGTTTTATTGGCTCTAATCTATGTGAAGCATTATTGAATCTTAATAATAATGTTGTTTGTTTAGACAATCTCTCTACAGGAAAAAGTGAAAATTTAATTGATTTTCAAGATCATCCAAAATTTTTATTTATAGAAGGTGATATTAGAGATATTGAAACCTGTAAAAAGGCTGTACAAGGAGTTGATTATGTATTGCATCAAGCGGCTCTCGGTTCTGTGCCTAGGTCAATCAAAGACCCTATCACATCAAATGACGTTAATGTAGGTGGCTTTTTAAATATGTTAGTTGCTTCTAGGGATGCCGGAGTGAAGCGTTTTGTATATGCGGCAAGTTCTTCAACTTATGGTGATTCAACTTCAATGCCTAAGGTAGAAGATGTTATAGGTAAGCCCTTGTCTCCATACGCTATAACTAAATATGTTAATGAGTTGTATGCAGATGTCTTTTCTAAAACCTATGGATTAGAGACAATAGGTTTGCGATATTTTAATGTTTTTGGAAGGAGACAAGATCCAAATGGTGCTTATGCTGCTGTAATTCCAAAATTTGTAAGTCAGTTAATGAAAGGTGAATCCCCAGTGATTAATGGAGATGGCACCTATTCCAGAGATTTCACATATATAGATAACGTTATACAAGCTAATATCTTATGTTTAACTACTGAAATTAATGAAGCGCTTAATACGGTGTATAATATCGCTTATGGAGATCGTATTTCACTTAATGATTTAGTAAGGTATTTGAAAAAGTATTTAACAGAGTTTGATAAAAGTATAAACGATGTAGAAATAATATTTGGACCCAATAGGGTTGGAGATATTTCTCATTCACAGGCAAGTATAGAAAAAGCAATTAAAAATTTAAATTATAACCCTCAATACTCACTTCAGCAAGGTTTAAAAGAAGCTGTAAAGTGGTATTGGGGTAAATCGTAAAGAAATAAAAAATGAACCAACCAAAGATTTCGATTATAGGTTTAGGCTATGTTGGGTTGCCTTTAGCAAGATTATTTGCTACAAAATATGCTGTAGTAGGTTTTGATATAAATAAAGATAGAGTAGAAGGGTTAATGACCGGAACAGATAGTACTCTAGAAGTTTCTGATGAAACTTTACAAGCTGTTTTAGTTGATAATGTTTCAGATAGTGATGGTTTGTATTGTTCTGCCAATATTAATGATATTGCTGATTGCAATTATTATATAGTAACGGTTCCAACACCAGTTGATAAAAATAATCGCCCTGTTTTAACGCCGTTAATAAAAGCTAGTGAAACAGTAGGAAGAGTACTTTCTAAAGGTGATATTGTGATTTATGAATCAACAGTGTATCCAGGTGCAACTGAAGAAGAATGTATTCCTGTTTTGGAAAAAATATCTGGTTTAAAATTCAATAAAGATTTTTTTGCAGGCTATTCACCAGAACGAATTAATCCAGGAGACAAAGAACACACTGTAGAAAAGATTTTAAAAGTAACTTCTGGGTCAACCCCAGAAATTGGTTTAAAGGTAGATGCTTTGTACAATTCTGTTATAACGGCAGGAACTCATTTAGCACCGACAATCAAAGTTGCTGAAGCTGCAAAAGTGATTGAGAATTCTCAACGAGATATCAATATTGCTTTTGTAAATGAACTTGCCAAAATATTTAATTTAATGGACATCAACACACATGATGTATTGGAGGCTGCAGGGACTAAATGGAATTTTTTACCTTTTAAACCGGGTTTGGTTGGGGGACATTGTATAGGTGTTGATCCTTATTACCTTGCTCAAAAGGCTCAAGAATACGGATATAACCCTGAGATTATTTTAGCTGGTCGAAGAGTGAATGACAGTATGGGTAGTTATGTTGCTGCTGAGGTTATAAAAACAATGATTCATAAAGATGTTAAAATTAAAGATGCTGAAATTTTAATTTTAGGGATCACTTTTAAAGAAAATTGCCCAGATGTACGTAATACAAAAGTTGTTGACGTAGTATCTGCATTAAAAGAATATAATACAAATATTACTATCTATGATCCTTGGGCGGATATAAAAGAAGTTAAGCATGAGTATAATCTAGATTCTGTTAGGGAAGTTCCGAGTAAAAAATTTGATGCCATCATTTTAACAGTTTCTCATCATGAATTTCTAAATTTAGATTTAGAAGTTCTCAAGAAAGAAACGTCTGTGGTCTACGATGTAAAGAATATTTTACCAGTAAATGTCAAAAACAAAACGTTATAATTTAAAATTGCTTGATCTTGACGAGTATTTTGTTTAAAGTATTTAACGAAAAATCAATTTAGATATAATGTTTTAATGACAATTGTGAGGATTTTTTTTTGTTATAATAACAATCCGTTTTTTCTAAGCAGGTTATATGTTAACTTTTTTTAATTTTGTGTTAATAATTTTTCCATCAAATTTGACAAAGAGAACTAGTTGTCACAGCATTATAATTGTATTTAAATCAGCTATATATGGAATTGTTTTTTTAATTAATATTAGTACATTTGAAACTTAAAAAAAACATTGCTACCATATTTTTGTTATTTTGAAATCAAATTATAACAATATAAATCAAAATAATTTTAAGAGCTTAATTTATAAACACCATTTTACTACCATATTAACAGATGAAAAATAAAATTACACGTATAGTATTAATTCTTTTTATTACTTTGACTACAGGTATCTTTGCTCAAGATATGAGTCAATTAAAAAAGGCAAACATAAGTGATTTAACAGATGAACAAATTGCTACTTATTGGCAATCAATACAGAGCAAGGGTTATTCTATGGCCCAATTAGAAACTTTGGCCAAAGTACAAGGAGTTTCAACCTCACAGATGTCTGAATTTAAAAGACGTGTGCAAGATTTACCAACTGACATAACTAAAAAAAACATAAAAGGTA contains:
- a CDS encoding nucleotide sugar dehydrogenase; this translates as MNQPKISIIGLGYVGLPLARLFATKYAVVGFDINKDRVEGLMTGTDSTLEVSDETLQAVLVDNVSDSDGLYCSANINDIADCNYYIVTVPTPVDKNNRPVLTPLIKASETVGRVLSKGDIVIYESTVYPGATEEECIPVLEKISGLKFNKDFFAGYSPERINPGDKEHTVEKILKVTSGSTPEIGLKVDALYNSVITAGTHLAPTIKVAEAAKVIENSQRDINIAFVNELAKIFNLMDINTHDVLEAAGTKWNFLPFKPGLVGGHCIGVDPYYLAQKAQEYGYNPEIILAGRRVNDSMGSYVAAEVIKTMIHKDVKIKDAEILILGITFKENCPDVRNTKVVDVVSALKEYNTNITIYDPWADIKEVKHEYNLDSVREVPSKKFDAIILTVSHHEFLNLDLEVLKKETSVVYDVKNILPVNVKNKTL
- a CDS encoding SDR family oxidoreductase, with protein sequence MDTPKLINKTILVTGGGGFIGSNLCEALLNLNNNVVCLDNLSTGKSENLIDFQDHPKFLFIEGDIRDIETCKKAVQGVDYVLHQAALGSVPRSIKDPITSNDVNVGGFLNMLVASRDAGVKRFVYAASSSTYGDSTSMPKVEDVIGKPLSPYAITKYVNELYADVFSKTYGLETIGLRYFNVFGRRQDPNGAYAAVIPKFVSQLMKGESPVINGDGTYSRDFTYIDNVIQANILCLTTEINEALNTVYNIAYGDRISLNDLVRYLKKYLTEFDKSINDVEIIFGPNRVGDISHSQASIEKAIKNLNYNPQYSLQQGLKEAVKWYWGKS